A portion of the Granulosicoccus antarcticus IMCC3135 genome contains these proteins:
- a CDS encoding diguanylate cyclase domain-containing protein, which yields MMRKLLEFWRSRPLKLTLSILLLTTSVLFTADSLDLRGDQRHGLREARKMVAEALAVQLSMLASVSDYNGIQLSISALVERNPDVLAVSLNNANDSTLAEYGDLAQLIIPSGNSTLSQMNVPIYHENQNWGHLHIAFLPVNSLNFQLRYLGFVLASCFLLYLLFLRKALVQLDPNQVVPSRINSAFNMFSEGVIILDDNLRILLINDSAAQTVGKPAEQLVGHRLEEWSWRQPEDWQPPWTTTLHSGLKLSDQTLHLQLDNGETRVLVASCVTVGNEHAGVSGILVTLNDMTAIEQKNKDLALTLRELRNYQELINTKNKELEALATQDPLTGLANRRALMSNFEEEYAKALRLPAPLSCIMLDIDHFKNINDTYGHGVGDEVICAVANTMVAECREYDTIGRYGGEEFVIVLPGLSTEEAIEVAERIRIKVSHLTKNKVVPVEKLTASFGVNTVDTSTTSVMQLIEQADEALYAAKQGGRNRVIGYGSHAKTLDLPDGQKLTEDTTEDATVRATEDITADAIKVVTEDVNLSRVIELEAIVKERSRDLEQMREYDSLTGIPRRTLFMQRIDTEVQRAERLKLNIGTMLLEIKDLNLITSTFGHTASDALVIEFVTRLQEGLRSTDMVTEILDVHSMSLVTTNEYGVLLSDLDDSAQAMPVITRLRRLLSMPFEIDNQNIYLGVNIGVSLYPQGGSNALELMESASQARAQAAMKPDKVSHSFASASLEKVSREYIILEADLYEAYEKSQFELYYQPKFDLALRRVNSMEALLRWHHPTKGLISPADFIPVAEANGLINNILDFVLDESLKQIKQWNSMGLGGLQVSINVSPVQVRDPNLVGNILAAMKKMGVPTSQIEIELTETSVFESPQRARVGLSRMRDAGLSIAMDDFGTGYTSLGQLADLPLDVVKIDHSFVIAMGTSERSRAVIESVINMAHALKLRIIAEGVETNEQLALLAALGCNEIQGYLISRPLTASDMTAFLQQAQQRRSA from the coding sequence ATGATGCGGAAACTTCTGGAATTCTGGCGCTCCCGCCCCTTGAAACTGACTCTCAGCATCCTACTGCTGACCACCAGCGTGCTATTCACTGCCGACTCTCTGGACTTGCGCGGCGATCAGCGTCACGGATTACGTGAGGCTCGCAAGATGGTGGCCGAAGCACTTGCAGTGCAGCTCTCCATGCTCGCAAGCGTTTCGGACTATAACGGCATTCAGCTGTCGATCTCAGCCCTGGTGGAGCGCAACCCGGATGTACTGGCCGTTTCACTCAATAATGCCAATGATTCGACGCTGGCCGAATACGGAGATTTAGCACAGTTGATCATCCCCTCAGGTAACTCTACATTGAGTCAGATGAACGTACCCATCTACCACGAGAACCAGAATTGGGGCCATCTTCATATTGCTTTTCTGCCGGTCAATTCACTGAACTTTCAACTGCGCTATTTAGGATTTGTACTCGCGAGCTGCTTCTTGCTCTATCTCTTGTTTCTGCGCAAGGCTCTGGTACAACTCGATCCTAACCAGGTAGTGCCAAGCAGGATCAATTCTGCCTTCAATATGTTCTCCGAAGGTGTGATCATACTGGACGACAATCTACGCATCCTGTTAATCAACGATTCTGCCGCACAGACCGTTGGCAAGCCTGCCGAGCAACTGGTGGGACATCGGCTTGAAGAGTGGTCGTGGCGTCAGCCCGAGGACTGGCAACCACCATGGACTACTACACTGCACAGTGGCTTGAAGCTTTCCGATCAGACACTGCATCTGCAGCTGGACAACGGCGAGACACGGGTGCTGGTCGCCAGCTGCGTTACCGTGGGAAATGAACACGCGGGCGTGAGCGGTATCCTGGTTACTCTGAACGATATGACAGCTATTGAACAGAAGAACAAAGACCTTGCACTCACCTTGCGTGAGCTGCGCAATTATCAGGAATTGATCAATACCAAGAACAAGGAGCTTGAAGCTTTGGCGACACAGGACCCGCTTACGGGGCTGGCCAACCGACGCGCACTGATGAGTAATTTCGAAGAGGAATACGCCAAAGCATTGCGCCTGCCCGCACCGTTAAGTTGCATCATGCTCGACATCGATCATTTCAAAAACATCAACGATACTTATGGGCATGGTGTGGGTGATGAAGTCATCTGTGCAGTGGCCAACACCATGGTAGCCGAATGCCGTGAGTACGACACGATTGGACGCTACGGCGGGGAGGAGTTTGTGATCGTGCTGCCGGGCCTATCAACTGAGGAGGCGATTGAGGTAGCTGAGAGAATTCGTATAAAGGTCTCTCATCTGACTAAAAACAAAGTGGTGCCAGTGGAAAAATTGACCGCAAGCTTCGGTGTCAACACGGTCGATACCAGCACCACCAGTGTCATGCAGTTGATAGAACAAGCCGATGAGGCACTGTATGCTGCCAAGCAGGGTGGCAGAAATCGAGTGATCGGTTACGGTTCCCATGCAAAAACACTTGACCTGCCTGACGGCCAAAAACTCACAGAAGATACAACAGAAGATGCAACAGTTCGTGCAACTGAAGACATCACTGCAGATGCCATAAAAGTTGTAACAGAAGATGTAAATCTGTCGCGGGTCATCGAGTTGGAGGCTATCGTCAAAGAGCGTTCTCGTGATCTTGAACAGATGCGCGAATACGACTCACTGACAGGCATTCCCAGACGAACCCTGTTCATGCAGCGTATCGACACCGAAGTACAGCGCGCCGAACGCCTGAAGCTGAACATCGGTACGATGTTGTTAGAGATCAAGGATCTGAATCTCATTACCTCCACCTTCGGCCACACTGCCAGTGATGCTCTGGTCATCGAGTTCGTAACTCGGCTGCAAGAAGGTTTACGCAGTACCGACATGGTCACGGAGATCCTGGACGTTCACAGTATGTCACTGGTTACCACCAACGAGTATGGAGTGTTGCTTTCGGATCTGGACGACTCGGCTCAGGCCATGCCAGTTATCACACGTTTGCGGCGCCTGTTGTCAATGCCGTTCGAAATCGACAACCAGAATATTTATCTTGGTGTCAATATCGGCGTGTCGCTCTATCCTCAGGGGGGCAGTAACGCACTTGAGCTAATGGAAAGCGCAAGCCAGGCCCGTGCCCAGGCAGCGATGAAGCCCGACAAGGTCTCTCACAGTTTTGCCTCTGCCAGCCTTGAGAAAGTCTCACGCGAGTACATCATTCTTGAGGCGGACCTTTACGAAGCCTATGAAAAAAGTCAATTCGAACTTTACTACCAACCCAAGTTTGATCTCGCTTTGCGGCGCGTGAATAGCATGGAGGCCTTGCTTCGATGGCACCACCCAACCAAAGGCCTCATATCTCCGGCCGACTTCATCCCGGTGGCAGAAGCCAACGGCTTGATCAACAACATACTGGATTTTGTTCTGGACGAGAGCCTTAAACAGATCAAGCAGTGGAACAGCATGGGTCTGGGCGGATTGCAGGTCTCGATCAACGTGTCACCGGTGCAGGTTCGTGATCCCAATCTCGTCGGTAACATACTTGCTGCAATGAAAAAGATGGGGGTACCGACCTCCCAGATAGAAATCGAACTAACCGAGACCTCTGTCTTCGAATCGCCACAGCGGGCCCGCGTGGGCTTGAGTCGTATGCGCGATGCCGGACTAAGCATTGCCATGGATGATTTTGGTACCGGTTACACTTCACTCGGCCAGTTGGCAGATCTGCCGTTGGATGTGGTGAAGATCGATCACTCATTCGTTATCGCAATGGGTACCAGCGAGCGCAGCCGAGCAGTCATCGAATCGGTAATCAACATGGCACATGCATTGAAGCTACGGATCATTGCAGAAGGAGTAGAGACCAACGAGCAGCTGGCCTTGCTCGCAGCTCTTGGCTGCAACGAAATCCAGGGCTACCTCATCAGCCGCCCCCTTACTGCCAGCGACATGACTGCCTTCCTGCAGCAGGCGCAACAACGCCGTTCTGCATGA
- a CDS encoding kelch repeat-containing protein, producing MTQRSITPVARPLPKYVLLAAFVVCALLLWVAATTTNNFQLSGGEPGLGTASPEETAPRLVSSVSEIDFGTIDAGDSGTRRLVLTNSSLDDAAITVSSTWLSEPDALVFASDFKGPRTLPAGESLIIELSFTPLDAGHRVGAVYVSHDGDSNLDIFTLSGNGANSEASIPSLGGALPVTEPAFGKSDLAGISNIKPTSLQFGPDGRLYVADMLGLIEIFEIERGDVNDYRVVSEETITLIRDIPNHDDDGDPNPAINKRLVTGLLVTGTASSPVIYVGSSDPRIGGGPSHTETGLDTNSGVISRLTRAANGSWKKLDLVRGLSRSEENHHTNGMALDEATQRLYVTAGGNTNEGGPSNNFAMLPEYALSAAILEIDLGAIGESTYDLPTLDDETRTGTNDKGDPFGGNDGRNQAKLVPGGPVQVYAPGFRNAYDIVLTEGGQLYTIDNGPNGGWGGPPIGEGSDGKCTNQQSEPGVTYFDSLHLISERGYYGGHPNPTRANLSNTFNTSNPQSPVSVPNPIECDLHGAGGVQALTTFGFSTNGMVEYRASNFGGAMQGDLLTAGWNNSIQRLVLNASGNKLTKKDALFANVGGLPLDVTAQSDAQHFPGTIWVADFVLKQIVVFEPVDYDGAVAGVCGGIASSDDDEDGFSNADEFANGTDPCSAADLPADLDGDFLSDLVDTDDDGDGIADQDDPFARDPDNGRATKLPVTHDWENDSESAGFLFNLGFSGLMNNGSSEYLDLYSLENLTTGGAAGVLTIDEIPGGDPIGDVNNQAYAFQFGVDVTPTTAPFTVHTRLLSPFSGADIGGHQSMGFYIGTGDQDNYIKLVMNSKGQSGGIQFAAEYDGVFKEVANITAPILGQAEVDLYLSVDPAAGTVRAFYRSGSDDEVVQVGPATALPRAWLEGESGLAVGIISTSFGGPSFGATWDFMRVTKGAIVAQNYEVIDEPVDEIVDEVIEDEVEVTESTGDIHKAIDGVIAIEAEHALSNVATASHNWVAGSRSGARGNASMITNPDNGMIRQNSSDSPRLSYRVDFPQTGTWHVWMRGWGDAVDGEGKSDSVHVGLDGKLDGAAALQGFPAGGWAWSNTVRGNAFAAVQVDSAGVHTIDVWMREDGFEFDALVLSLDNGYAPSATGPAELHAAADDASGGDTSDGDTSEAGSDDSTDSTADGDGSADDGGGGVDSAGDSDISTGEGGNEVDDPAGDVHTAVNGLIAIEAEHTVNTVAAANRSWVAGSRSGARGNASMITSPDTGLIRLDSSDTPQLSYRVNFTEAGTWHVWMRGWGDAVGGEGKSDSVHVGLDGKLAGAAALQGFPAGGWAWSNTVRGNALATVQVGSAGVHTIDVWMREDGFEFDALVLSQSSGYMPSGAGPAELHVVGDTDDTDESDGDSTGTGSGGDVGGSTDSDDASDTAGDDGAEGESGDGGTDNEEMSAVDDDVILIEAEAFDSKSTTASHAWTSGARGGSSGGSMITTPDSGVLSAGTTGSPVMRYEVDFPAAGSWRIWVRGWGDAVGNEGKSDSVHVGLDGTLAGAAALQGFPAGGWAWSNTIRGNGFATVQVNSAGKHTIGVWMREDGLEVDALLLTRDTDYVPSSASDNDDGDSESGGGSGDSSGESSDNSGDQNDDDPDSQSRASNTRDWVKRSSANGSNFTKRHEAGAVEFDGKLFLLGGRGTRPVDIYDPVTKSWSKGAAAPIEIHHFQPVVFDKKIWIVGAMTCCFPREDNVTHVWTYTPATNRWEKGVEIPVARRRGSASTIVRNGKIYLAGGNTLGHDGGAVGWFDEFDPSMGTWRTLPDAPVARDHAQGAMIDDWLVLAAGRQSTRPNVFLNTISRVDVYSFKTGAWSRGADIPTTRAGTMSVTVGREVLVIGGESANRTTAHDAVEAYDVDTKGWRALRPLQQGRHSGGAVRLDDGVHVVAGASSTGGATETTLHESLSID from the coding sequence ATGACTCAACGATCAATTACACCTGTGGCCCGGCCGCTGCCCAAATATGTACTGCTCGCGGCGTTCGTGGTTTGTGCGCTGCTGTTATGGGTAGCCGCCACTACGACGAACAACTTCCAGCTGTCGGGCGGCGAGCCGGGGCTGGGTACAGCGAGTCCTGAGGAGACAGCGCCGCGCCTGGTCAGTAGTGTCAGTGAGATCGATTTTGGAACCATCGATGCCGGTGACAGTGGCACCAGGCGACTTGTACTAACCAACAGTTCTCTGGACGATGCAGCCATTACGGTCAGTTCGACCTGGCTTAGTGAACCTGATGCGCTCGTTTTTGCTAGCGATTTTAAAGGGCCGCGCACGTTACCTGCGGGGGAGTCGCTCATTATCGAATTGAGTTTTACGCCTTTGGATGCAGGTCATCGGGTCGGTGCTGTGTATGTGTCACATGACGGCGATTCGAATCTTGATATTTTTACGTTGAGTGGTAATGGGGCCAACTCCGAGGCGTCAATACCGTCTCTTGGCGGTGCCTTGCCGGTAACCGAACCCGCGTTCGGCAAGAGTGATCTGGCTGGTATTTCCAACATCAAGCCGACTTCGCTGCAGTTCGGTCCGGATGGTCGTCTGTACGTGGCTGATATGCTCGGTCTGATCGAGATATTCGAGATCGAGCGAGGGGACGTCAACGACTATCGGGTGGTTTCAGAAGAGACGATCACCCTGATCCGGGATATACCGAACCATGACGATGACGGCGATCCGAACCCGGCGATCAACAAGCGTCTGGTGACAGGTCTGCTGGTCACCGGCACAGCTTCCAGTCCTGTTATCTATGTTGGTTCCAGTGACCCACGCATTGGCGGTGGCCCGTCGCACACAGAAACCGGCCTTGATACGAATTCGGGTGTGATCTCGCGTCTGACGCGTGCGGCAAACGGCAGTTGGAAAAAGCTTGATCTGGTGCGCGGTCTATCGCGTTCTGAAGAGAATCACCACACCAATGGCATGGCTCTGGATGAGGCAACTCAGCGGCTCTATGTGACAGCCGGCGGTAATACGAACGAGGGCGGTCCGTCGAACAATTTCGCCATGTTGCCAGAATATGCCTTGAGCGCTGCAATTCTTGAGATAGATCTGGGTGCGATCGGTGAGTCGACCTATGATTTGCCGACGCTTGATGATGAGACGCGCACCGGCACTAATGACAAGGGTGACCCTTTTGGTGGTAACGATGGTCGCAACCAGGCGAAGCTGGTGCCCGGCGGACCTGTACAGGTCTATGCACCTGGGTTTCGCAATGCGTATGATATCGTCTTGACTGAAGGCGGGCAGTTGTACACCATAGATAATGGCCCCAATGGTGGCTGGGGCGGACCGCCGATTGGTGAAGGCTCGGATGGCAAGTGCACCAATCAACAAAGTGAGCCGGGTGTCACCTACTTCGACTCATTGCACCTGATTAGTGAGCGCGGCTACTACGGCGGGCATCCTAATCCAACCCGTGCCAATCTTTCAAATACCTTCAATACTTCCAATCCGCAGTCGCCGGTCAGTGTGCCGAATCCGATTGAATGCGATCTGCATGGTGCCGGCGGTGTACAGGCACTCACCACATTCGGCTTTTCGACCAACGGAATGGTTGAGTACCGCGCATCAAATTTCGGCGGTGCAATGCAGGGTGACCTGCTGACCGCCGGCTGGAATAATTCCATTCAACGGCTTGTGCTTAACGCCTCGGGCAACAAGCTGACCAAGAAGGATGCTTTGTTTGCCAATGTCGGTGGTTTGCCGCTGGATGTGACCGCGCAGAGTGATGCACAGCATTTTCCCGGCACCATCTGGGTTGCCGACTTTGTCCTGAAGCAGATCGTCGTATTTGAACCGGTTGACTACGACGGTGCAGTAGCAGGAGTTTGTGGTGGCATTGCATCTTCCGATGATGATGAGGATGGATTTTCGAATGCGGATGAGTTTGCCAACGGTACTGATCCGTGTTCAGCCGCGGATCTTCCTGCAGACCTGGATGGGGACTTCCTGTCAGATCTGGTAGACACCGATGATGATGGCGATGGAATCGCTGATCAGGACGATCCCTTCGCACGCGATCCGGACAACGGACGCGCAACGAAGCTGCCGGTGACCCATGATTGGGAAAACGACAGCGAATCAGCAGGGTTTCTATTCAACCTGGGTTTCAGCGGTTTAATGAATAACGGTTCGAGTGAGTATCTGGACTTGTATTCTCTGGAGAACCTGACAACCGGTGGTGCTGCGGGTGTGCTGACGATCGATGAAATTCCTGGCGGCGACCCCATCGGCGACGTTAACAATCAGGCCTATGCTTTTCAGTTTGGTGTCGACGTGACGCCGACAACTGCACCGTTCACCGTACATACCCGTCTGTTGTCACCCTTTAGCGGTGCTGATATCGGTGGTCATCAATCAATGGGGTTCTACATCGGTACTGGTGATCAGGATAACTACATCAAGCTTGTCATGAATTCAAAAGGTCAATCAGGTGGTATCCAGTTTGCCGCCGAATATGATGGCGTATTCAAGGAAGTGGCGAACATTACGGCGCCCATTCTCGGTCAGGCGGAAGTTGATCTGTATTTATCTGTTGATCCGGCTGCGGGCACTGTGCGAGCCTTCTACCGTAGCGGTTCAGACGATGAAGTTGTTCAGGTTGGCCCAGCGACTGCGCTGCCAAGAGCCTGGCTTGAGGGTGAAAGTGGGCTGGCCGTTGGCATTATCTCAACCTCATTTGGTGGGCCCAGCTTCGGGGCTACGTGGGACTTCATGCGCGTGACCAAGGGTGCGATAGTGGCGCAGAACTACGAGGTTATAGACGAGCCCGTTGATGAGATCGTTGACGAAGTCATCGAGGATGAAGTCGAGGTAACGGAATCTACCGGGGATATTCACAAGGCTATCGATGGTGTCATCGCGATTGAGGCTGAGCATGCCTTGAGCAATGTGGCAACGGCTAGTCATAATTGGGTGGCGGGCAGTCGCAGCGGTGCTCGTGGTAACGCCTCAATGATCACCAACCCTGATAACGGGATGATTCGCCAGAACAGTAGCGATTCACCTCGCTTGAGTTATCGGGTGGATTTTCCGCAAACAGGTACCTGGCATGTCTGGATGCGCGGTTGGGGTGATGCGGTTGATGGTGAGGGCAAGAGTGACAGTGTGCATGTCGGGCTGGATGGCAAGCTTGACGGGGCTGCAGCTTTGCAGGGATTTCCTGCTGGTGGCTGGGCCTGGTCGAATACCGTTCGTGGCAACGCCTTTGCGGCGGTGCAGGTCGACTCTGCCGGAGTGCATACGATTGATGTCTGGATGCGCGAGGATGGTTTCGAGTTTGATGCACTGGTGCTTAGTCTGGACAACGGCTATGCCCCCAGTGCTACAGGCCCTGCCGAACTGCACGCGGCAGCTGATGACGCAAGTGGTGGTGATACCAGTGATGGTGATACCAGTGAGGCGGGAAGTGACGATTCCACTGACAGCACAGCAGATGGTGACGGCTCAGCAGACGATGGTGGTGGTGGTGTTGACTCTGCAGGCGATAGCGATATCAGCACCGGTGAGGGTGGCAACGAAGTCGATGATCCTGCTGGTGACGTTCACACCGCTGTCAATGGTCTGATCGCGATTGAGGCTGAACACACCGTGAACACTGTTGCGGCTGCCAATCGCAGCTGGGTGGCTGGCAGTCGCAGTGGTGCTCGAGGCAACGCGTCGATGATCACCAGTCCCGATACCGGGCTGATCCGCCTCGATAGTAGCGATACACCTCAATTGAGTTATCGGGTCAACTTTACGGAAGCCGGTACCTGGCATGTCTGGATGCGAGGCTGGGGTGATGCGGTTGGTGGTGAGGGCAAGAGTGACAGTGTGCATGTCGGGCTGGATGGCAAACTTGCCGGGGCTGCAGCTTTGCAGGGTTTTCCTGCGGGTGGCTGGGCCTGGTCGAATACCGTTCGTGGCAATGCTCTGGCAACAGTACAGGTTGGTTCTGCCGGAGTGCATACGATTGATGTCTGGATGCGCGAGGATGGTTTCGAGTTCGACGCACTGGTATTGAGCCAGAGCAGCGGCTATATGCCTAGTGGTGCAGGCCCTGCTGAGCTGCATGTGGTCGGTGATACTGATGATACTGATGAGAGTGATGGTGACAGCACCGGCACCGGCAGCGGTGGTGATGTTGGTGGTAGCACCGATAGCGATGACGCTAGTGACACGGCTGGTGATGATGGTGCTGAAGGCGAGAGTGGTGATGGAGGTACGGATAACGAGGAGATGAGTGCTGTCGATGACGATGTGATACTCATCGAAGCCGAGGCTTTTGACTCGAAGAGCACTACTGCAAGTCATGCATGGACGTCGGGAGCTCGAGGTGGTTCAAGCGGTGGGTCGATGATTACGACACCAGACTCGGGCGTATTGAGTGCGGGGACAACCGGCTCGCCAGTCATGCGCTATGAAGTTGATTTTCCTGCTGCTGGCAGTTGGCGGATATGGGTGCGCGGTTGGGGCGATGCCGTAGGTAACGAAGGCAAGAGTGACAGCGTGCATGTGGGGCTAGACGGTACATTGGCCGGGGCTGCAGCTTTGCAGGGATTCCCTGCTGGCGGCTGGGCCTGGTCGAATACGATCCGTGGCAACGGCTTCGCTACAGTGCAAGTGAATTCGGCTGGAAAGCACACCATCGGGGTCTGGATGCGTGAGGACGGTCTGGAGGTCGATGCATTGCTGTTGACCAGAGACACGGATTACGTGCCGAGTAGTGCTTCTGATAACGACGATGGAGATTCCGAGTCGGGTGGCGGCTCGGGTGACAGTTCAGGAGAAAGTTCTGACAATTCAGGTGATCAGAACGATGACGATCCCGATAGCCAGTCCCGTGCCTCGAATACACGTGACTGGGTCAAGCGTTCTAGCGCAAACGGTAGCAACTTTACGAAAAGGCATGAAGCTGGAGCTGTCGAATTTGACGGCAAACTTTTTCTACTGGGCGGTCGCGGAACACGACCTGTCGATATCTATGACCCGGTGACGAAGAGTTGGAGTAAGGGGGCAGCTGCGCCGATCGAGATTCATCACTTTCAGCCGGTCGTATTTGACAAAAAAATCTGGATCGTTGGGGCGATGACCTGCTGCTTTCCAAGAGAGGATAACGTTACCCATGTCTGGACCTATACGCCGGCCACCAACCGTTGGGAGAAGGGCGTAGAGATTCCGGTCGCACGACGCCGCGGCTCGGCCTCTACCATCGTCCGGAACGGCAAGATCTACCTGGCGGGTGGCAATACCTTGGGGCACGATGGGGGCGCCGTCGGCTGGTTCGATGAGTTTGATCCGTCAATGGGGACTTGGCGCACACTGCCCGATGCCCCGGTTGCTCGGGATCACGCGCAGGGAGCCATGATTGACGATTGGCTGGTACTCGCCGCAGGACGTCAATCAACTCGTCCGAATGTGTTCTTGAATACCATTTCGCGTGTCGATGTCTATAGCTTCAAAACTGGAGCGTGGAGCCGTGGGGCGGACATTCCGACAACGCGGGCCGGCACAATGTCGGTGACGGTGGGACGTGAGGTTCTGGTTATCGGAGGCGAGTCCGCAAACAGGACTACTGCTCACGATGCCGTAGAAGCCTATGACGTCGACACTAAGGGCTGGCGAGCGCTAAGACCGCTTCAGCAGGGGCGTCACAGCGGCGGGGCAGTGCGGCTCGACGATGGCGTGCATGTGGTTGCCGGTGCCAGCTCAACTGGCGGGGCGACTGAGACCACATTGCATGAGAGCCTGAGTATAGATTGA